One Catenulispora sp. EB89 DNA window includes the following coding sequences:
- a CDS encoding nuclear transport factor 2 family protein, whose translation MTDLERNKQVVVDYYQTAFGGNPQKAIADHFGPRYVQHNPDAQDGPEAFIGFVTWLRGEYPNLRLDIKRVIAEGDLVATHSHLDLEPGTDNPGRALADFFRLEDGKVVEHWDVIQDVPKTAANDNGMF comes from the coding sequence ATGACGGACCTCGAGCGCAACAAGCAGGTCGTCGTCGACTACTACCAGACCGCGTTCGGCGGGAATCCGCAGAAGGCGATTGCCGACCACTTCGGGCCCCGCTACGTGCAGCACAACCCGGACGCCCAGGACGGCCCGGAGGCCTTCATCGGCTTCGTGACCTGGCTGCGGGGCGAGTACCCGAACCTGCGGCTGGACATCAAGCGCGTGATCGCCGAGGGCGACCTGGTAGCCACGCACTCCCACCTCGACCTGGAGCCCGGCACGGACAACCCCGGGCGCGCGCTGGCGGACTTCTTCCGGCTGGAGGACGGCAAGGTCGTCGAGCACTGGGATGTCATCCAGGACGTGCCCAAGACCGCCGCGAACGACAACGGGATGTTCTGA
- a CDS encoding TetR/AcrR family transcriptional regulator: MSSHTVDWSALRAPGAAAGPAGGRRESRKRATRQRLVDTATEMFLERGFDAVTVVEIARVCGVSPTTVFNHFPTKESLVLDLPADLLGALRAGLADPGTPPVEAMARILAGELDNLITWLEAQDDQAWAAAAVQRFEAMVRDTPALRAHHRDMLARMTDTACEALAARTGSAPSDPEPQIAATALVGLWSVQVNSSCAHLDGQRNPAQVRAAVTAEVRRAAQLLATGLAGFAS; encoded by the coding sequence ATGAGCTCCCACACGGTCGACTGGAGTGCGCTGCGGGCCCCGGGCGCCGCCGCCGGCCCGGCCGGAGGCCGCCGGGAGAGCCGCAAACGCGCGACCCGCCAACGGCTGGTCGACACCGCCACCGAGATGTTCCTGGAGCGCGGCTTCGACGCCGTGACGGTGGTGGAGATCGCCCGGGTGTGCGGGGTGTCGCCGACCACGGTGTTCAACCACTTCCCGACCAAGGAGTCCCTGGTCCTGGACCTGCCGGCGGACCTCCTCGGCGCGCTCCGGGCCGGGCTGGCCGACCCGGGCACGCCGCCGGTCGAGGCCATGGCGCGCATCCTGGCCGGCGAGCTGGACAACCTGATCACCTGGCTCGAAGCCCAGGACGACCAGGCGTGGGCCGCCGCGGCGGTCCAGCGCTTCGAGGCGATGGTCCGCGACACCCCCGCGCTGCGGGCGCACCACCGCGACATGCTCGCCCGGATGACCGACACGGCCTGCGAGGCGCTGGCCGCGAGGACCGGGTCGGCCCCGAGCGATCCCGAGCCGCAGATCGCCGCGACGGCACTGGTCGGCCTGTGGAGCGTCCAGGTCAACTCCTCCTGCGCACACCTGGACGGGCAGCGGAACCCGGCGCAGGTCCGCGCCGCCGTCACCGCCGAGGTCCGCCGCGCGGCGCAGCTGCTCGCCACCGGCCTGGCCGGCTTCGCATCCTGA
- a CDS encoding LysR family transcriptional regulator yields MSDIPYAAADDLGLRAVRLFVAVAEARHFGRAAAGLHVSQPYLSQQIRALEQRLGARLLDRSPRGTSLTEAGEVFLPRARALLRSAVQAEAAARAAATPSRITVGHTRHIDVEAAVRELRRLHPDAEVHVVDLSWNEPREALLERRVDAAVARFPLTTDALDVTVLYDEPRELLVPLDHRLAGKESAALSDIADEPLPKLPDPAWNAFWRIDPRPDGSHAPDGPAIEVLEDKLELIAAGQAVAIVAAGFRGIRPDLTTVPLPDIEPSHVVLATRSGDRDRLVEAFRKCARRQLTGPPADA; encoded by the coding sequence GTGTCTGACATCCCGTACGCCGCCGCGGACGATCTCGGCCTGCGAGCCGTGCGGTTGTTCGTCGCGGTCGCCGAGGCCCGGCACTTCGGCCGCGCGGCAGCCGGGTTGCACGTCTCCCAGCCGTACCTGAGCCAGCAGATCCGCGCCCTGGAGCAGCGCCTCGGCGCGCGCCTGCTCGACCGCAGTCCGCGCGGCACCAGCCTGACCGAGGCCGGCGAGGTGTTCCTGCCGCGAGCCAGGGCGCTGCTGCGCTCTGCTGTTCAGGCCGAGGCGGCGGCGCGCGCGGCGGCCACGCCGAGCCGCATCACCGTCGGGCACACCAGGCACATCGATGTCGAGGCCGCCGTCCGCGAACTGCGCAGGCTGCATCCGGATGCCGAGGTGCACGTCGTGGACCTGAGTTGGAACGAGCCGCGCGAGGCTTTGCTGGAGCGCCGGGTGGACGCGGCAGTGGCGCGCTTTCCGCTGACCACCGACGCGTTGGACGTCACCGTCCTGTATGACGAGCCGCGCGAACTGCTCGTCCCGCTGGACCACCGGCTCGCCGGCAAGGAGTCGGCCGCGCTGTCGGACATCGCTGACGAGCCGCTTCCGAAGCTGCCCGACCCGGCGTGGAACGCCTTCTGGCGGATCGACCCCCGCCCGGACGGCAGCCACGCGCCGGACGGTCCGGCCATCGAAGTCCTCGAAGACAAGCTCGAACTGATCGCCGCCGGGCAGGCCGTCGCCATCGTCGCCGCCGGGTTCCGCGGTATCCGGCCGGACCTCACGACCGTGCCGCTGCCCGACATCGAGCCGAGCCATGTCGTCCTCGCGACGCGGTCCGGCGACCGCGACCGGCTCGTCGAGGCCTTCCGCAAGTGCGCTCGACGGCAGCTGACCGGGCCACCGGCAGACGCCTAG
- a CDS encoding NAD(P)H-binding protein → MIVITTPTGQIGRQVLANVLDGVGAQPVRVIVRDPARLPEQVRRRVEVVEGSHGDAAVLDRAFQRADAVFWLVPPDDRAVSVEEAYVGFARPAVEAFERHGVRRVVGISALGRGTDVAAKAGHVAATLAMDDLIAGSGVAYRALTMPSFMDNLLWQAAPIKNSGTFFGPIDADRELPSVATRDIAAVAARLLLDDEWTGVAEQPVLGPEDLSSNDMARIMSEVLGTPVRYQQIPFEAFTANLAERGMSPAMAQAMTDMLSAKNEGLDNAAVRTPLTASPTSFRQWCQDTLKPAIRAQ, encoded by the coding sequence ATGATCGTCATCACTACGCCGACCGGTCAGATCGGCCGCCAGGTTCTGGCGAACGTCCTCGACGGCGTGGGTGCCCAACCGGTGCGCGTCATCGTCCGCGACCCGGCCCGGCTGCCGGAGCAGGTGCGTCGCCGCGTCGAAGTCGTCGAAGGCTCACACGGCGACGCCGCGGTGCTCGACCGCGCGTTCCAGCGGGCCGACGCGGTGTTCTGGCTGGTGCCGCCGGACGACCGGGCCGTGAGCGTCGAAGAGGCCTACGTCGGCTTCGCCCGCCCGGCCGTGGAGGCGTTCGAACGCCACGGCGTACGCCGCGTCGTCGGCATCTCGGCCCTCGGCCGCGGCACCGACGTCGCCGCCAAGGCCGGCCACGTCGCCGCGACCCTGGCGATGGACGACCTGATCGCCGGCAGCGGCGTCGCCTACCGTGCCCTGACGATGCCCTCGTTCATGGACAACCTGCTCTGGCAGGCCGCTCCGATCAAGAACAGCGGCACGTTCTTCGGACCGATCGACGCCGACCGCGAACTCCCCTCGGTCGCCACCCGCGACATCGCCGCGGTCGCCGCCCGCCTGCTGCTCGACGACGAGTGGACCGGCGTGGCCGAACAACCGGTGCTCGGCCCCGAGGACCTGTCCTCCAACGACATGGCCCGGATCATGTCCGAGGTGCTGGGCACGCCGGTGCGCTATCAGCAGATCCCGTTCGAGGCGTTCACCGCGAACCTCGCTGAGCGCGGCATGAGCCCGGCGATGGCCCAGGCCATGACGGACATGTTGTCCGCCAAGAACGAAGGGCTCGACAACGCGGCAGTTCGTACGCCGCTGACCGCAAGCCCCACCAGCTTCCGGCAGTGGTGCCAGGACACGCTCAAGCCAGCCATCCGGGCCCAGTAG
- a CDS encoding alpha/beta hydrolase, which produces MSDPEQILERFADGFSFQRRSPILHAPGDHGLDYERVSFPSHDGVPLEGWYIPAPGSDKLIIANHPMGFNRSGLPTQLEPWHSEWAASGNGFEVDFVPDYRILHDAGYHVLAYDLRNHGHSGAANGGITSSGVYEARDVVGSLAFARGRPETRDLAIGLFSRCMGASSTFAAMTQFPDAFDGVRALVAPQPVTARTIVERRLGMLGLADRIDEFEQKIILRTSIGFAERDAQSWAKNVRVPTFLYQVREDVLTEPGDLQTMFANIPVADKKLAWIEGTTARFDGYLEFQRRPAPMLDWFDRHMA; this is translated from the coding sequence ATGTCTGACCCCGAGCAGATCCTCGAACGCTTCGCCGACGGCTTCAGCTTCCAGCGTCGCTCGCCGATCCTGCACGCGCCCGGCGACCACGGGCTCGACTACGAGCGCGTCAGCTTCCCGTCCCACGACGGCGTTCCGCTGGAGGGCTGGTACATCCCAGCCCCGGGCTCGGACAAGCTGATCATCGCGAACCATCCGATGGGCTTCAACCGCTCCGGGCTTCCGACGCAGCTGGAACCGTGGCACAGCGAGTGGGCCGCCAGCGGCAACGGGTTCGAGGTCGACTTCGTCCCCGACTACCGGATCCTGCACGACGCCGGCTACCACGTGCTCGCCTACGACCTCCGCAACCACGGCCACAGCGGCGCTGCGAACGGCGGCATCACCTCCAGCGGCGTCTACGAGGCGCGCGACGTCGTCGGCTCGCTCGCCTTCGCCCGCGGCCGCCCCGAGACCCGCGACCTGGCGATCGGCCTGTTCAGCCGATGCATGGGCGCGAGTTCCACGTTCGCGGCCATGACACAGTTCCCGGACGCGTTCGACGGTGTGCGGGCACTGGTCGCGCCGCAGCCGGTGACCGCCCGCACCATCGTGGAACGCCGCCTCGGCATGCTCGGGCTCGCCGACCGGATCGACGAGTTCGAGCAGAAGATCATCCTGCGGACCAGCATCGGGTTCGCCGAACGCGACGCCCAGAGCTGGGCGAAGAACGTGCGTGTACCGACGTTCCTCTACCAGGTGCGCGAGGACGTGCTCACAGAACCCGGCGACCTCCAGACGATGTTCGCCAACATCCCCGTCGCCGACAAGAAGCTCGCCTGGATCGAGGGCACCACGGCCAGGTTCGACGGCTACCTGGAGTTCCAGCGCCGCCCGGCCCCGATGCTCGACTGGTTCGACAGGCACATGGCATAG
- a CDS encoding endo alpha-1,4 polygalactosaminidase codes for MAATAALGTALLNSPAAVADGPAPPSPVACDSCWHPDLNASWNWVLSQVPTAPYRAVSMYDVDGFNNSASDVNALHAAGIKAVCYISAGSYENGRPDASRFPASVLGNVMDGWPNEKWLDVREIQNSASALRQIMDARLDMCQSKGFDMVELDNVDGYTNNTGFPLTATDQLYYNATLADDTHARGMSVLLKNDGAQIPDLLPYFDGALDEQCNQYSQCTTAQNGGYGLDQFVAAGKPVFQAEYNLSTDAFCAADNANDFNGVLYALNLDDSVYQPCR; via the coding sequence GTGGCCGCGACCGCCGCACTTGGCACCGCCCTGCTCAACTCCCCCGCCGCGGTCGCCGACGGGCCGGCGCCGCCGAGCCCGGTGGCCTGCGACAGCTGCTGGCACCCGGACCTGAACGCGTCGTGGAACTGGGTGCTGAGCCAGGTTCCGACGGCTCCTTACCGCGCCGTCTCGATGTACGACGTGGACGGGTTCAACAATTCCGCGAGCGACGTCAATGCGCTACACGCCGCCGGCATCAAAGCGGTCTGCTACATCTCCGCCGGCAGCTACGAGAACGGCAGACCTGACGCGTCCCGATTCCCCGCTTCCGTGCTGGGAAATGTGATGGACGGCTGGCCGAATGAGAAGTGGCTGGATGTCCGGGAGATTCAGAACTCCGCAAGCGCGCTGCGGCAGATCATGGACGCCCGCCTGGACATGTGCCAGTCGAAGGGCTTCGACATGGTCGAGCTCGACAACGTCGACGGCTACACCAACAACACCGGCTTCCCCCTGACAGCAACCGACCAGCTCTACTACAACGCCACGCTCGCCGACGACACCCACGCCCGCGGCATGAGCGTGCTGCTGAAGAACGACGGCGCGCAGATCCCCGACCTGCTGCCGTACTTCGACGGCGCCCTGGACGAGCAGTGCAACCAGTACAGCCAGTGCACCACCGCGCAGAACGGCGGCTACGGGCTGGACCAGTTCGTCGCGGCGGGTAAGCCGGTGTTCCAGGCCGAGTACAACCTGTCGACTGACGCGTTCTGCGCAGCCGACAATGCCAACGACTTCAACGGTGTGCTGTACGCCCTGAACCTCGACGACAGCGTCTACCAGCCTTGTCGCTGA
- a CDS encoding discoidin domain-containing protein, translating into MRSPAPLTRQRGKPATALAVVLALLLAALFGTTAGAHRAAAASCGTTNLALNAPATASSLENATLPASNAVDGNTGTRWSSQFSDPQWLQVDLGSVQNICQVSIQWETASAKAYQIQVSNDASTWSSIYSTTTGPGGTETLNVSGSGRYIRMYGTARNTAYGYSIWEFQVFGAGGGTCGTTDAALNRPATASSLENATLPASNAVDGNLGTRWSSQFSDPQWLQVDLGSTRSICGVQLAWETASAKAYQIQTSNDGSTWTSVYSTTTGPGGTENLTVSGSGRYIRMYGTARNTAYGYSLWEFSVFTTGGSTGNTVTVNNPGNQSTAASTAVNLQIQATDSASGQTLTYGATGLPAGLSISSSGLITGTPTATGTSTVTVTATDGTGASGSTSFTWTVGSSGGNGAPPPSFWGNTSAIPTAQNVLEFAIVNQTNGQYPDSQVFWSFNGTTKSIAQQPYIDMPANSAGRMYFYLGTPNGQYYDFIEFTVGTASINVDTTRVDRFGLKLALKLHAHDGSEQQIGENYATFQESRSATFARFQSSVPTEFKELATDQAPYGIPSPGNDPAFQTGGAYANYFQSYAAANGDTADSTAQIFGCGGTLASNPQLCAGLNRHVAQLPAAQQSNPANFYQAAPANYYAQFWHQNAINGVQYGFPYDDDAGQSSDISVTNPQYAVVAVGW; encoded by the coding sequence ATGAGATCCCCGGCACCACTCACCCGGCAGCGCGGCAAACCGGCGACGGCCCTGGCGGTCGTGCTCGCCCTGCTGCTCGCCGCCCTGTTCGGCACGACGGCCGGCGCGCACCGAGCCGCCGCGGCGTCCTGCGGCACCACGAATCTCGCGCTGAACGCGCCGGCGACGGCGTCCTCGCTGGAGAACGCGACGCTCCCGGCGTCGAACGCGGTCGACGGGAACACCGGCACCCGCTGGTCGTCGCAGTTCTCTGACCCGCAGTGGCTCCAGGTCGACCTGGGCAGCGTTCAGAACATCTGCCAGGTGTCGATCCAGTGGGAGACCGCCTCGGCGAAGGCCTACCAGATCCAGGTCTCCAACGACGCCAGCACCTGGAGCTCCATCTACTCCACCACGACCGGCCCCGGCGGCACGGAAACCCTGAACGTCAGCGGCTCCGGCCGGTACATCCGGATGTACGGCACGGCCCGCAACACCGCCTACGGCTACTCGATCTGGGAGTTCCAGGTCTTCGGCGCCGGCGGCGGCACCTGCGGCACGACCGACGCCGCGCTGAACCGCCCCGCGACGGCCTCCTCGCTGGAGAACGCGACGCTCCCGGCGTCGAACGCGGTCGACGGCAACCTCGGCACCCGCTGGTCGTCGCAGTTCTCGGACCCGCAGTGGCTCCAGGTCGACCTCGGCAGCACCCGCTCGATCTGCGGCGTCCAGCTGGCCTGGGAGACCGCCTCGGCCAAGGCCTACCAGATCCAGACCTCGAACGACGGCTCCACCTGGACCTCCGTCTACTCGACCACGACCGGGCCCGGCGGGACCGAGAACCTGACCGTCAGCGGGTCCGGCCGGTACATCCGCATGTACGGCACCGCCCGCAACACCGCCTACGGCTACTCGCTGTGGGAGTTCTCGGTGTTCACCACCGGCGGCAGCACCGGCAACACGGTCACCGTGAACAACCCGGGCAACCAGTCCACCGCCGCCAGCACCGCGGTCAACCTGCAGATCCAGGCCACTGACTCGGCTTCCGGCCAGACCCTGACCTACGGCGCGACCGGCCTGCCGGCCGGACTGTCGATCAGCTCCTCCGGTCTGATCACCGGGACCCCGACGGCCACGGGCACCTCGACCGTCACGGTCACCGCGACCGACGGCACCGGCGCGAGCGGCAGCACCAGCTTTACCTGGACCGTCGGCAGCTCCGGCGGCAACGGCGCGCCGCCGCCGTCGTTCTGGGGCAACACCAGCGCGATCCCGACCGCGCAGAACGTGCTGGAGTTCGCGATCGTGAACCAGACCAACGGTCAGTACCCTGACAGCCAGGTCTTCTGGAGCTTCAACGGCACCACCAAGTCCATCGCCCAGCAGCCGTACATCGACATGCCCGCGAACTCGGCCGGCCGGATGTACTTCTACCTGGGGACCCCGAACGGCCAGTACTACGACTTCATCGAGTTCACCGTGGGCACCGCGTCGATCAACGTCGACACCACCCGCGTGGACCGCTTCGGCCTGAAGCTGGCCCTGAAGCTCCACGCCCACGACGGATCCGAGCAGCAGATCGGCGAGAACTACGCGACCTTCCAGGAATCGCGCTCGGCGACCTTCGCCCGGTTCCAGAGCTCGGTGCCGACCGAATTCAAGGAGCTCGCCACGGACCAGGCCCCTTACGGCATCCCGTCGCCGGGCAACGACCCGGCGTTCCAGACCGGCGGCGCCTACGCGAACTACTTCCAGAGCTACGCCGCGGCCAACGGCGACACCGCGGACAGCACGGCGCAGATCTTCGGCTGCGGCGGCACCCTGGCGAGCAACCCCCAGCTGTGCGCCGGCCTGAACCGGCACGTCGCACAGCTGCCGGCGGCGCAGCAGTCGAACCCGGCGAACTTCTACCAGGCCGCGCCGGCCAACTACTACGCACAGTTCTGGCACCAGAACGCGATCAACGGCGTGCAGTACGGCTTCCCGTACGACGACGACGCCGGCCAGTCCTCTGACATCTCGGTGACCAACCCGCAGTACGCGGTCGTCGCCGTGGGCTGGTGA
- a CDS encoding phosphoesterase, translating to MTQNSSAGSADNRHRVIPLVEQHEFFQQMLRRSPVSRRGVLRGSVSAAGASFLVGGSLVGSASASASASSSADDLTTTGTIAGGFVVNGRHLSFGPDPKRQMRVAGQLFDLNTYNAVPSGIKVEVEYGYEAGAYGHTVAAEIRQLVTHVPVWNGVPTGPVTASLTDLLRADQFYVHALIDCLEPGRTYHYRFVYTKHGERGHTPDATFTTAPDGRRFLSPFTFTAYGDQGITGAPGTGRTLDDAPSLQPEPSSHITDDYYNPSDPDYFDPASTTAPTDISPVAALVTQITRVRNPVNHTPSRFTLLAGDMCYANPSGNAQPIINPAGPGGNQPGDSNTPVPPPNSGGWDDYDPYVWTSYLTTIEPSSASIPWMFNTGNHDVELFTTSLDADAATVDAYGRLGYGGHASRIDMPANGPRSCPSVYSFTYGNVGVVSADANELSWEIQGLLGYSAGEQASWLRRRLGEFRHDPAIDFIVVFFHHCAFSTCDGHSSDGGVRKVLAPLLSEFEVDLAVQGHNHIYERSNPIKYDAATNTGSSSVQATSKSAHEAATVRPQTDGTTYITVGSGGRPRYSWSGAVETDRNFLTGVDTGAPGNGTTVTADPATSQGPSAAQLDFTREYETVDWSQARYSDYAFIALDVVPAAPDGTATMTVRAINEQGVEFDRVVFKRDVRGRGPYSL from the coding sequence GTGACTCAGAATTCGAGTGCCGGCAGTGCCGACAACCGCCACCGCGTGATTCCGCTGGTCGAACAACACGAATTCTTCCAGCAGATGCTGCGTCGCAGCCCGGTCAGCCGCCGCGGCGTTCTGCGCGGCAGCGTCAGTGCCGCCGGAGCGTCGTTCCTGGTGGGCGGAAGCCTCGTGGGCTCCGCCTCCGCCTCCGCCTCCGCGTCCTCCTCCGCCGATGACCTGACCACCACCGGCACGATCGCCGGCGGCTTCGTCGTCAACGGCCGCCACCTGTCCTTCGGGCCCGACCCGAAGCGGCAGATGCGGGTGGCCGGACAGCTGTTCGACCTCAACACCTACAACGCCGTGCCCTCCGGCATCAAGGTCGAGGTCGAGTACGGCTACGAGGCCGGAGCCTACGGCCACACCGTCGCCGCCGAGATCAGGCAGCTGGTCACGCACGTGCCGGTGTGGAACGGGGTGCCGACCGGCCCGGTGACGGCGTCCCTGACCGACCTGCTGCGCGCCGACCAGTTCTACGTGCACGCGCTGATCGACTGCCTGGAGCCCGGCCGTACGTACCACTACCGGTTCGTCTACACGAAGCACGGCGAGCGCGGCCACACCCCGGACGCCACGTTCACCACCGCGCCGGACGGCCGCCGCTTCCTGTCCCCGTTCACCTTCACCGCCTACGGCGACCAGGGCATCACCGGCGCCCCGGGCACCGGCCGAACCCTCGACGACGCGCCCTCGCTCCAGCCGGAACCCTCCAGCCACATCACCGACGACTACTACAACCCGAGCGACCCCGACTACTTCGACCCGGCCTCCACGACCGCCCCCACCGACATCTCGCCGGTGGCCGCGCTGGTCACGCAGATCACCCGCGTGCGCAACCCGGTCAACCACACGCCGTCCCGGTTCACCCTGCTCGCCGGCGACATGTGCTACGCCAACCCGAGCGGGAACGCCCAGCCGATCATCAACCCGGCCGGCCCGGGCGGGAACCAACCCGGGGACTCCAACACCCCGGTTCCGCCGCCGAACAGCGGAGGCTGGGACGACTACGACCCCTACGTGTGGACCAGCTACCTCACGACCATCGAGCCGAGCTCGGCGTCCATCCCGTGGATGTTCAACACCGGCAACCACGACGTCGAGCTGTTCACCACCTCGCTCGACGCCGACGCCGCGACCGTCGACGCCTACGGCCGCCTCGGCTACGGCGGCCACGCCAGCCGCATCGACATGCCCGCCAACGGACCGCGGTCCTGCCCGTCGGTCTACAGCTTCACCTACGGCAACGTCGGCGTCGTCAGCGCCGACGCCAACGAGCTGAGCTGGGAGATCCAGGGCCTGCTCGGCTACAGCGCGGGCGAACAGGCGTCCTGGCTGCGCCGGCGCCTCGGCGAGTTCCGCCACGATCCCGCGATCGACTTCATCGTCGTGTTCTTCCACCACTGCGCCTTCTCCACGTGCGACGGCCACTCCTCCGACGGCGGCGTGCGCAAGGTTCTGGCGCCCCTGCTGTCCGAGTTCGAAGTCGACCTCGCGGTCCAGGGGCACAACCACATCTACGAACGCTCCAACCCCATCAAGTACGACGCCGCCACCAACACCGGATCCTCCAGCGTGCAGGCGACGTCGAAGTCCGCCCACGAGGCGGCGACCGTGCGTCCGCAGACCGACGGGACCACCTACATCACCGTCGGATCGGGCGGTCGGCCGCGCTACAGCTGGTCCGGCGCGGTGGAGACGGACCGCAACTTCCTCACCGGCGTCGACACCGGCGCGCCGGGGAACGGCACGACCGTCACCGCGGATCCGGCCACCTCCCAGGGGCCGTCGGCCGCACAGCTCGACTTCACCCGCGAGTACGAGACCGTGGACTGGTCGCAGGCCCGCTACAGCGACTACGCCTTCATCGCCCTCGACGTGGTCCCCGCCGCCCCCGACGGCACCGCCACGATGACCGTGCGCGCCATCAACGAGCAGGGCGTGGAGTTCGACCGCGTCGTGTTCAAGCGCGACGTGCGCGGGCGCGGCCCGTACAGTCTGTAG
- a CDS encoding alpha-hydroxy-acid oxidizing protein, with product MADFGGYQYEIYFDGLRGVVPRFPMAFEGWEAAAQAALSPSVWSYVAGGAGDEHTQRANVAAFLRHALIPRMFVGANQRDLSVSMFGLTLPSPLMMAPVGVLGLCAQDGHGDLAAARAAAKTGVPMIASTLSVDPMEQVAAEFGDTPGFFQLYTPTDRDLAVSLVQRAEKAGFKGIVVTLDTWVTGWRPRDLSTSNFPQLRGHCLANYTSDPVFRAAVPQPFETDPGPSVLHWAGIFGNPLTWDDLPWLRSLTTLPLIVKGLCHPEDVRRARDGGVDGIYCSNHGGRQANGGLAALDALPEVVAAADGLPVIFDSGVRSGADVVKALALGASAVAIGRPYLYGLALGGVDGLVHVLRSILAEADLLMAVDGYPTLADLTPEALHSVAG from the coding sequence ATGGCGGACTTCGGCGGATATCAGTACGAGATCTACTTCGACGGGCTCCGCGGGGTGGTGCCGCGCTTCCCGATGGCGTTCGAGGGCTGGGAGGCCGCCGCGCAGGCCGCGCTGTCCCCGTCGGTGTGGTCCTACGTCGCAGGCGGAGCCGGTGACGAGCACACCCAGCGTGCGAACGTCGCCGCCTTCCTGCGCCACGCACTGATCCCGCGGATGTTCGTCGGCGCCAACCAGCGCGACCTGTCGGTCTCGATGTTCGGCCTGACACTGCCCTCGCCGCTGATGATGGCGCCGGTCGGGGTGCTCGGCCTGTGTGCCCAGGACGGCCACGGCGACCTCGCGGCGGCGCGCGCCGCGGCGAAGACCGGCGTCCCGATGATCGCCTCGACGCTGTCGGTGGACCCGATGGAGCAGGTCGCCGCCGAGTTCGGCGACACCCCCGGCTTCTTCCAGCTCTACACCCCGACCGACCGCGACCTGGCCGTGAGCCTCGTGCAGCGGGCCGAGAAGGCCGGGTTCAAGGGCATCGTGGTCACGCTCGACACCTGGGTGACCGGCTGGCGGCCCCGGGACCTGTCCACGTCGAACTTCCCGCAGCTGCGCGGGCACTGCCTGGCCAACTACACCAGCGACCCGGTGTTCCGCGCCGCCGTGCCGCAGCCGTTCGAGACGGACCCGGGCCCCAGCGTGCTGCACTGGGCCGGAATCTTCGGCAACCCGCTGACCTGGGACGACCTGCCCTGGCTGCGGTCGCTCACGACGCTGCCGCTGATCGTCAAGGGCCTGTGTCACCCCGAGGACGTGCGCCGGGCCCGCGACGGGGGAGTGGACGGGATCTACTGCTCGAACCACGGCGGCCGGCAGGCCAACGGTGGCTTGGCGGCGCTGGACGCGCTGCCGGAGGTGGTCGCGGCCGCCGACGGGCTGCCGGTGATCTTCGACTCCGGGGTGCGCAGCGGCGCGGACGTCGTCAAGGCCCTGGCGTTGGGCGCGAGCGCGGTGGCGATCGGCCGGCCTTACCTCTACGGCCTGGCCCTCGGGGGCGTCGACGGCCTGGTGCACGTGCTGCGCAGCATTCTGGCCGAGGCCGACCTGCTGATGGCCGTCGACGGGTATCCCACGCTCGCCGACCTCACCCCGGAGGCGCTGCACAGCGTCGCCGGATAG
- a CDS encoding response regulator yields MTSVLIVDDQPLQRMGFRMVLETEPGVSIAGEAENGIEAVRRTAELTPDVVLMDIRMPGMDGIEATRRITAAGGRSRVLVLTTFDLDEYVYAALQAGASGFLLKDARPDELLAGIRAVAVGDAVVAPALTRRLLHAFAKVMPGNDRRAAEDPRLSALTERELEVLRVVAAGLTNLEIAAKLHLSESTVKTHVSRAMAKIGARDRVQAVIIAYDVGLVDPRG; encoded by the coding sequence ATGACCAGCGTTCTGATCGTCGACGACCAGCCGTTGCAGCGGATGGGTTTCCGCATGGTGCTGGAGACCGAACCCGGGGTCAGCATCGCCGGCGAGGCCGAGAACGGCATCGAGGCGGTGCGCCGGACCGCGGAGCTGACTCCGGACGTGGTCCTGATGGACATCCGCATGCCCGGGATGGACGGGATCGAGGCGACCCGCCGGATCACGGCCGCCGGCGGGCGCTCGCGAGTGCTCGTACTGACCACGTTCGACCTGGACGAGTACGTCTACGCCGCGCTCCAGGCCGGGGCCAGCGGATTCCTGCTGAAGGACGCCCGGCCGGACGAGCTGCTGGCCGGGATCCGGGCGGTCGCGGTCGGCGACGCGGTGGTGGCCCCGGCGCTGACCCGGCGGCTGCTGCACGCGTTCGCCAAGGTGATGCCCGGCAACGATCGCCGTGCGGCCGAGGATCCGCGACTCAGCGCGCTGACGGAGCGGGAGCTGGAGGTGCTGCGCGTGGTGGCCGCCGGCCTGACCAATCTGGAGATCGCGGCCAAGCTGCATCTCTCGGAGTCCACGGTGAAGACGCACGTCAGCCGGGCCATGGCGAAGATCGGCGCCCGCGACCGGGTGCAGGCGGTGATCATCGCCTACGACGTCGGGCTGGTGGATCCGCGCGGCTGA